In Sporosarcina psychrophila, a genomic segment contains:
- a CDS encoding YufK family protein: protein MKNPYIFGYLPFVTIVLFSLTFGVYTVGVSVELFKGIGLYAGMREFLTDIQLRIFLLVIYALLFFMVFSALKLIAETIHETAMLFFSKDVEGKSYSEARGGNVIYFFGALASVGGINSISLLTAVFLLTTFIYFVYVVFKLSKYMTIVSTIGLLVFEILVWAILVSTIIYILLKLYNGVIASLPFMGSKTD from the coding sequence ATGAAAAATCCATACATATTTGGTTATTTACCGTTTGTAACAATTGTCTTATTCAGTTTAACATTCGGAGTATACACAGTTGGCGTGTCAGTGGAACTATTTAAAGGAATTGGTTTGTATGCCGGCATGCGAGAGTTTTTGACCGATATACAATTACGTATTTTTCTGCTAGTTATCTATGCATTGTTATTTTTTATGGTTTTTTCAGCGTTAAAATTGATTGCGGAAACGATTCATGAAACCGCGATGTTATTCTTTTCGAAGGATGTGGAGGGGAAATCGTATAGCGAAGCTCGCGGAGGCAATGTCATCTACTTTTTCGGCGCGCTTGCATCGGTAGGTGGCATCAATTCGATTAGCCTATTAACAGCTGTATTTTTACTGACAACGTTCATCTACTTCGTGTATGTCGTTTTCAAATTAAGCAAATACATGACAATCGTCAGCACGATTGGACTTCTCGTTTTTGAAATTCTGGTTTGGGCGATACTAGTTTCAACCATCATCTATATTCTGTTGAAGCTTTATAATGGGGTAATTGCGAGTTTGCCTTTCATGGGTAGTAAAACGGACTAG
- a CDS encoding transglycosylase domain-containing protein, which yields MKHVIGFIFILLTIPILFIVQEAIAVELKSAGSFNDQINDSIELSSPKINVPVTLKDGNGLIFAEEYIEWRDPLPLSSIPLFARQLFLESEDTGFFEHKGYDVAAIVRAFAVNTATDDVRQGASTITQQVVRMRFLSIEKTYERKLTELFYAAELEKQSTKDEILEMYMNEMYFGHQVYGIGAAATYYFSKPLDALNEAEMAFLAAIPNNPSLYDPLNHFDQTKVRQERLLSILTKNRVLTSEESKVHKNTAIQLNLKEKANAFPAYSTYVLAELTDLIAQSEGLSEKMTYAKDDAEKIALEAIIKQRTAEVLSKGLIIETALNPGKQRRNDQTISSLLHPKGVQAGASVIDNETREIISLFAGKNYKKADFHRAFQAVRQPGSAMKPLLVYAPLFESSSYTENTPINSGAICIGSYCPTNIGGYVYGNVTVKEAFRQSHNTAAVRLLQMIGVEEAFSYIAPFGFKSVTQQDMNYAAALGGFAKGMTPLELAGAYSSFIDGQYTPPHAIRAVKDRAGTILYEWPDDKEDVWSPTTVTKIRGMMSDVVLNGTGRGIPYTTSYTGAKTGTTDHYKDLWVGGLNDNYTTAVWVGYDSPQSLKLLSDQKLHLRIFSTLLQD from the coding sequence TTGAAACATGTTATTGGTTTCATCTTTATTCTTCTAACCATACCAATTCTCTTTATTGTCCAAGAAGCCATTGCAGTCGAATTGAAAAGCGCTGGATCCTTCAATGACCAGATCAATGATTCCATTGAACTGTCATCCCCAAAGATCAATGTCCCCGTGACGTTGAAAGATGGCAATGGGCTCATTTTTGCAGAAGAATATATAGAGTGGCGCGATCCACTCCCGCTGTCGTCCATTCCCTTATTCGCGCGTCAACTGTTCCTAGAAAGTGAAGACACGGGTTTTTTCGAGCATAAAGGCTATGATGTAGCCGCAATCGTGCGTGCATTCGCTGTCAATACCGCAACGGACGATGTCAGACAAGGTGCTTCTACCATTACACAGCAAGTCGTGCGAATGCGTTTTCTATCGATTGAAAAGACCTATGAACGTAAGTTGACGGAACTTTTTTACGCAGCCGAGCTTGAAAAACAATCGACAAAAGATGAAATCTTGGAAATGTATATGAATGAAATGTATTTTGGCCATCAAGTGTACGGCATTGGTGCCGCTGCGACATATTACTTCAGCAAACCCTTAGATGCACTGAATGAGGCGGAGATGGCCTTCCTTGCGGCGATCCCAAACAACCCTTCTTTATATGATCCACTGAACCATTTCGATCAGACAAAAGTAAGACAGGAACGCCTATTGTCTATACTGACAAAAAATAGAGTTCTGACTTCCGAGGAATCTAAAGTGCATAAAAACACAGCTATCCAATTAAATCTGAAGGAAAAAGCGAATGCCTTTCCTGCCTACAGTACATATGTACTTGCGGAACTTACTGATCTCATAGCACAGTCCGAAGGTTTATCTGAAAAAATGACGTATGCGAAAGATGATGCAGAAAAAATAGCCCTTGAAGCGATTATTAAACAACGGACAGCTGAAGTGTTGTCCAAAGGATTGATTATCGAAACGGCACTTAACCCTGGAAAGCAGCGCCGAAATGACCAAACGATCTCCTCCCTTTTACACCCTAAAGGCGTGCAAGCAGGTGCCTCGGTTATCGACAATGAAACCCGTGAAATCATCAGCCTATTCGCCGGTAAGAACTATAAAAAAGCTGATTTTCACCGTGCATTCCAGGCTGTCAGACAACCTGGTTCGGCTATGAAACCACTTCTGGTCTATGCTCCACTGTTTGAAAGTAGTTCCTATACAGAAAACACCCCCATTAACAGTGGTGCTATTTGTATCGGCTCGTACTGCCCGACAAATATCGGCGGTTACGTTTATGGCAATGTTACGGTAAAAGAGGCTTTTCGACAAAGTCATAATACAGCAGCGGTCAGATTGCTTCAAATGATTGGAGTGGAAGAGGCATTCAGCTATATAGCACCATTCGGATTCAAATCAGTTACACAACAGGATATGAACTATGCAGCTGCTCTCGGTGGGTTTGCAAAAGGGATGACGCCGCTTGAACTTGCGGGGGCTTATTCGAGTTTCATTGATGGGCAATATACCCCTCCCCATGCCATACGCGCTGTAAAGGATAGAGCTGGGACTATTTTATACGAATGGCCTGATGACAAAGAGGACGTTTGGTCTCCTACTACTGTTACCAAAATTCGCGGCATGATGTCAGATGTCGTATTGAACGGAACTGGCCGGGGTATCCCCTATACAACTTCGTATACGGGAGCAAAAACCGGCACCACAGATCATTATAAAGATCTATGGGTTGGAGGGTTGAACGATAACTATACAACCGCTGTCTGGGTCGGCTATGATAGTCCGCAATCTCTAAAGCTCTTGAGCGATCAGAAACTTCATTTGCGTATATTTTCCACACTACTCCAGGACTAG
- a CDS encoding Na(+)/H(+) antiporter subunit B: MKTNDVILQTTTKIVFFIIFLFSIHIFFAGHYTPGGGFVGGLLTTGAIVLLLLAFDLKTVQKALPFNFTIMTGIGLLLSLGTAAGSIFFNVPFFTHAFDDFTLPLFGTTSLHTAMIFDAGVYLVVVGAAVTMIQSIGGDA, translated from the coding sequence ATGAAAACAAATGATGTCATTTTACAAACTACAACAAAAATCGTATTCTTCATCATCTTCCTTTTTTCAATCCACATTTTCTTTGCGGGACATTATACACCAGGTGGCGGTTTCGTTGGAGGATTGCTTACTACTGGAGCAATCGTTCTTCTCTTACTCGCTTTCGATTTGAAAACGGTACAAAAAGCACTGCCTTTCAACTTCACGATTATGACAGGCATCGGCTTATTGCTTTCTCTAGGAACGGCAGCAGGCTCAATTTTTTTCAACGTTCCTTTCTTTACACATGCTTTCGACGATTTCACTTTGCCGTTGTTCGGAACAACTTCCCTTCATACAGCAATGATTTTTGATGCAGGTGTCTACCTTGTTGTCGTTGGGGCAGCCGTTACAATGATTCAATCGATTGGAGGAGATGCGTAA
- a CDS encoding Na+/H+ antiporter subunit D has protein sequence MINLLLFPIILPFLFAIILLFFKENVRVQRSLTCVGLLISLVAALFLVAKVKADGVQAITLGSWPAPFGISMVSDMLSALLVTTTILITLFVVLYSFTAIGEERERFFYYPAILFMITGINGAFTTGDIFNMFVFFEVLLIASYLLIVLGGEKKQLRESMKYILVNVISSALFVITVAYLYSVIGTLNMADISVKIAEIGQPGIITVIAVLFLIVFGVKGSLFPLYFWLPGSYAAPPIPVLALFGALLTKVGIYAIIRTYTLFFVHDIGFTHGLLSALALLTIIAGCIGALAYFDVKQIIIYNIVIAVGVILFGAAQMNEAGLTGAVFYLIHDMLIKGALFLLIGIIVYVTGTSNLRKMGGLMKTHAPLGWMYLIAAFGLAGIPPLSGFVGKLLIVKGAFEAGNVLGSIIILASSLVVLLSVIRIFIYAFWGDPTTVELPTTNRRTYRKMMIPAVALVILSVLYGVGTEWLIPYMTDATDVLLQPSIYIDAVLKE, from the coding sequence ATGATTAATCTACTTCTATTTCCAATCATTTTGCCATTCCTGTTCGCAATTATTCTTCTGTTTTTCAAGGAGAACGTCAGGGTACAACGATCATTAACATGTGTCGGCCTGCTTATTAGCTTGGTTGCTGCACTTTTCCTAGTTGCAAAAGTGAAAGCGGATGGTGTTCAGGCAATTACACTTGGAAGCTGGCCCGCACCTTTCGGAATTTCAATGGTTTCCGATATGCTGTCTGCATTACTTGTTACCACAACAATCTTGATCACACTTTTTGTTGTACTATACAGTTTCACTGCAATTGGCGAAGAGCGGGAGCGCTTCTTTTATTACCCCGCCATCCTGTTCATGATTACAGGCATCAATGGCGCATTTACAACAGGTGATATTTTCAATATGTTCGTATTCTTCGAAGTACTGCTCATCGCCTCTTACCTATTAATCGTTTTAGGCGGCGAGAAAAAACAACTTCGTGAATCAATGAAGTACATACTCGTCAATGTCATTTCATCTGCATTATTCGTTATTACAGTTGCTTACCTCTACTCTGTTATTGGTACATTAAATATGGCCGATATTTCAGTGAAGATTGCAGAGATTGGACAACCCGGTATTATAACCGTGATTGCAGTGCTCTTTTTAATCGTATTCGGCGTAAAAGGATCCCTGTTCCCGCTTTACTTCTGGCTACCAGGATCTTATGCAGCGCCTCCAATACCGGTGCTGGCACTATTCGGTGCATTGCTGACTAAAGTCGGTATCTATGCAATCATCCGAACGTATACGCTGTTCTTCGTACACGATATCGGATTTACACATGGTTTATTATCTGCACTGGCATTGCTCACGATTATTGCCGGCTGCATTGGTGCCCTTGCCTATTTCGATGTAAAACAAATTATTATTTACAATATCGTCATTGCAGTGGGTGTTATTTTATTCGGTGCTGCACAAATGAACGAGGCTGGTTTAACGGGTGCCGTTTTCTATTTGATCCATGACATGCTCATTAAAGGGGCTTTGTTCCTTCTGATCGGCATTATTGTTTACGTAACCGGAACCTCTAACTTACGTAAGATGGGTGGGTTAATGAAAACCCATGCGCCACTTGGCTGGATGTACCTAATTGCTGCATTTGGACTAGCGGGCATTCCGCCATTAAGCGGTTTCGTCGGTAAGCTTCTTATTGTTAAAGGGGCATTCGAGGCAGGCAATGTCTTGGGGAGTATAATCATCCTGGCATCCAGCCTTGTGGTCCTGTTGTCTGTCATCCGGATTTTCATCTATGCATTCTGGGGAGACCCCACAACTGTGGAATTGCCAACGACAAACCGACGGACATACCGGAAGATGATGATACCTGCTGTAGCATTAGTCATTCTCTCTGTGCTCTATGGGGTTGGTACTGAATGGCTCATTCCCTATATGACGGACGCAACAGACGTATTACTACAACCATCCATCTATATTGATGCGGTGTTAAAGGAGTAG
- a CDS encoding Na+/H+ antiporter subunit A translates to MNFVLLIFLPIVAALFVPLLVRKLKDIHTGWFVLLVPVSLFIFYIGFLKTTMDGGHAIAELQWIPSLGISFVSYIDGLSLLFTLLITGIGALVVLYSIFYLDKRKEKLNHFYVYLLIFMSAMLGVVQSDNVISLYLFWELTSISSFLLIGYWNTRDGSRFGALKSMMITVFGGLMMLGGFVLLGIMGDTFSIRELIANAPTFVGHEFFTLALVLVLLGAFTKSAQFPFHIWLPDAMEAPTPVSAYLHSATMVKAGLYLVARFTPIFAVSEVWIWLVAGIGLLTLFWGSFFAVKQTDLKAILAFSTVSQLGLIMSLLGAGALAYHSDDPIFKFATFAAIFHLINHAVFKGSLFMIAGIVDHETGTRDIRKLGGLMSIMPVSFTVAFIGSMSMAGLPPFGGFLSKEMFLQSMLAIRHFELFNFATWGIIFPVIAWIASVFTFIYSFYFVFKTFAGKQKSEPLPTKPHEAPVGMLVSPVILATLVVGIFFIPNLIGKWFVKPAVMAVQPDLYSHPSEVAVHVAAWHGIAAPELWMTVSLVGVGLVLFLTLARWQKLYDIQPEYLSLNALYDSAMFVSEGGMNKLSRFYMTGLIRTYLIYIFAFIAAITAATLFIKEAFIVDMESFAPVNLYGVLTAIVLVIAVCMVLLAKTRLSAIIALGAVGYSVALFFVIFKAPDLALTQLVIETISVALFLLAFKHLPSLNNHGQTKLNKIGNLIIAAGVGITVTLVALSAHSQKLIPSISQYYKDTVYTEAGGGNIVNVILVDYRGFDTLFEITVLSIVGIAVIAMIRLKLSKKEENTDENK, encoded by the coding sequence TTGAATTTTGTATTACTGATTTTCCTGCCGATTGTGGCAGCCCTATTCGTTCCATTGCTAGTTAGGAAACTGAAAGACATACACACTGGGTGGTTCGTTTTACTCGTCCCTGTCTCCCTCTTCATTTTTTACATAGGATTTCTTAAAACAACAATGGACGGCGGGCATGCTATAGCAGAATTGCAATGGATTCCTTCACTCGGCATTTCGTTCGTGTCGTATATTGATGGACTCAGCCTGCTGTTTACCTTGCTTATTACAGGCATCGGTGCACTCGTTGTGCTCTACTCCATCTTTTATCTTGATAAGCGTAAAGAAAAGCTGAATCACTTTTACGTTTACCTGCTCATTTTCATGAGCGCCATGTTAGGTGTTGTCCAATCTGATAACGTTATATCCCTTTATTTATTCTGGGAGCTAACATCCATTTCGTCATTCCTACTTATTGGCTATTGGAATACACGTGACGGTTCACGATTTGGTGCATTGAAATCAATGATGATCACTGTATTTGGTGGACTAATGATGCTTGGAGGATTCGTTCTGTTAGGGATTATGGGAGATACGTTTTCCATCCGCGAACTTATCGCTAACGCCCCCACTTTTGTAGGACATGAATTCTTTACATTGGCGCTCGTTCTCGTACTACTTGGTGCTTTTACAAAGTCAGCACAGTTCCCGTTCCATATTTGGTTACCGGATGCAATGGAAGCGCCTACACCGGTCAGTGCCTATCTACATTCAGCAACGATGGTGAAAGCAGGTCTTTACCTCGTCGCCCGATTTACACCTATTTTCGCTGTTTCTGAAGTTTGGATTTGGCTCGTAGCTGGTATCGGACTTCTGACATTATTCTGGGGATCTTTCTTTGCAGTGAAACAGACTGATTTAAAAGCGATTCTTGCTTTCTCGACAGTCAGTCAGCTTGGACTTATCATGTCTCTGCTCGGAGCAGGTGCGCTTGCCTATCACTCGGATGACCCCATTTTCAAATTCGCAACATTTGCAGCGATCTTCCATTTGATCAACCACGCAGTCTTCAAAGGGAGCTTGTTCATGATTGCCGGTATTGTCGATCATGAAACGGGTACGCGCGATATCCGAAAACTCGGCGGATTGATGAGCATTATGCCCGTCAGTTTCACGGTTGCGTTCATCGGTTCAATGTCGATGGCAGGTCTGCCGCCATTCGGCGGTTTCCTGAGTAAGGAAATGTTCCTTCAGTCGATGCTGGCCATTCGCCATTTTGAACTGTTCAACTTTGCAACATGGGGAATTATCTTCCCTGTTATCGCTTGGATTGCCAGTGTTTTCACATTCATTTATAGCTTTTACTTTGTATTTAAGACGTTCGCTGGAAAACAAAAAAGTGAACCTCTTCCTACTAAACCGCATGAAGCGCCTGTCGGGATGCTTGTATCTCCCGTCATTCTTGCTACGCTCGTTGTTGGCATCTTCTTCATACCGAACTTGATTGGAAAATGGTTTGTAAAACCAGCTGTCATGGCTGTCCAGCCTGATTTATACAGCCATCCTTCTGAAGTTGCCGTTCACGTCGCAGCATGGCACGGAATTGCTGCTCCAGAATTATGGATGACGGTTTCGCTTGTCGGAGTCGGTCTCGTTCTATTCTTGACCTTGGCGAGATGGCAGAAACTGTATGACATTCAACCTGAATACTTGTCATTGAATGCCCTGTATGACTCAGCCATGTTCGTTAGTGAAGGTGGAATGAACAAACTTTCCCGCTTCTATATGACTGGTTTAATCCGCACATATCTGATTTATATATTTGCTTTTATTGCTGCCATTACAGCGGCGACGTTATTCATCAAAGAAGCTTTCATAGTTGATATGGAGAGTTTTGCCCCTGTCAACTTATATGGAGTTCTGACTGCTATTGTTCTGGTTATCGCAGTTTGTATGGTTCTACTTGCGAAGACAAGACTGTCAGCAATCATTGCTCTAGGTGCCGTCGGTTATTCGGTTGCTTTATTCTTCGTTATTTTCAAAGCACCGGATTTAGCGCTTACACAACTCGTTATTGAAACGATATCTGTTGCTTTATTCTTGTTAGCCTTTAAACATCTACCGTCTCTGAACAATCACGGCCAAACAAAACTCAACAAGATTGGCAATTTGATTATTGCGGCTGGTGTCGGAATAACGGTGACATTGGTTGCCTTATCGGCTCATTCACAAAAATTGATTCCATCTATCTCGCAGTATTACAAAGATACAGTTTATACAGAAGCGGGTGGCGGGAATATCGTCAACGTTATTCTTGTAGATTACCGTGGATTTGATACATTATTTGAAATCACCGTTCTATCAATCGTCGGAATCGCCGTCATTGCAATGATTCGCCTGAAATTGTCAAAAAAGGAGGAGAATACGGATGAAAACAAATGA
- a CDS encoding MalY/PatB family protein, with translation MNNFEQVIERRKSRSVKWDRMEMIYGIEDASDILPMWIADMDFAAPEVVIDAMKERLDHPVFGYSYICEGCKDAVSTWLAERHAWETKNEWMLFHHGVVPAIASVVETFTNPGDGILVTSPVYPPFFQVPKRQGRNMVECIMKEDDGVYSIDFEEFEKCMQQNVKLFILCNPHNPGGIVWTASELKEMLRLCTKYDVLILSDEIHADLVFSGHKHIPLATLADEEAGRIITCVAPTKSFNLAGIQAALMIATDEGVREKLTLNAMAHGQMDLSSFAAAALTAAYKDGGPWLAQLLETVSTNMDYAIHELTAAIPALKIAKPHGTYLLWIDYRGTGFTESEIMDKLLNKGKLALDPGTKYGEAGRGFLRMNVATPLSVVQDGVNRFITALSE, from the coding sequence ATGAATAACTTTGAACAAGTAATTGAACGACGTAAATCGCGTTCTGTAAAATGGGACCGAATGGAAATGATCTATGGAATCGAAGATGCATCCGATATTTTACCGATGTGGATTGCAGATATGGACTTTGCTGCACCGGAAGTGGTTATCGATGCGATGAAAGAACGTCTCGATCATCCCGTTTTCGGCTACTCATATATTTGCGAAGGCTGTAAAGACGCAGTAAGTACATGGCTTGCTGAACGCCATGCATGGGAAACCAAAAATGAATGGATGTTATTCCACCATGGTGTAGTTCCGGCAATCGCTTCAGTCGTTGAAACTTTTACGAATCCAGGTGACGGCATTCTTGTCACATCTCCAGTCTATCCGCCCTTTTTCCAAGTCCCTAAACGTCAAGGACGAAATATGGTCGAATGTATTATGAAAGAGGACGACGGTGTGTACTCCATCGACTTTGAAGAATTCGAGAAATGCATGCAACAAAACGTAAAGCTATTCATTTTATGCAATCCGCATAATCCTGGTGGAATTGTCTGGACAGCAAGCGAATTGAAAGAAATGTTACGACTGTGTACAAAATATGATGTCTTGATTTTATCGGATGAAATCCACGCCGATCTAGTCTTCTCAGGGCATAAACATATTCCGCTCGCAACGCTTGCTGACGAAGAAGCAGGACGTATCATTACGTGTGTTGCACCTACAAAATCGTTTAACCTCGCAGGTATCCAAGCAGCATTAATGATCGCTACAGATGAAGGTGTGAGAGAGAAACTTACGTTGAATGCAATGGCACATGGTCAAATGGATTTGAGCTCTTTTGCAGCCGCAGCTTTGACTGCCGCCTATAAAGATGGAGGCCCATGGCTAGCACAATTACTTGAAACAGTTTCTACCAATATGGACTATGCAATTCATGAACTAACAGCTGCAATTCCTGCCTTAAAAATTGCTAAGCCGCATGGTACATACCTTCTGTGGATTGACTACCGTGGTACTGGATTTACCGAGTCGGAAATAATGGACAAGTTGTTGAATAAAGGTAAACTTGCCCTTGATCCAGGTACAAAATACGGCGAAGCAGGACGCGGCTTCCTTCGCATGAATGTCGCAACACCGCTTTCAGTTGTTCAAGACGGCGTTAACCGTTTTATCACTGCATTAAGCGAGTGA
- a CDS encoding Na+/H+ antiporter subunit E, with product MAFQLLLNFFIALVWMFMSTSFTASTFIIGFLIGLLLIIMTRRFFPGRLYIWRLWATFKLALLFFKELTLSNISVLQVVLRPKMNIQPMIFALPTDLEHDWEITLLSSLITLTPGTIVLNVSDDQKTLYIHAIDVDDVDDAIDSIKNSFEKAIKEVSRP from the coding sequence ATGGCATTTCAACTATTATTGAACTTTTTCATCGCTCTCGTCTGGATGTTCATGAGCACCTCATTCACCGCTTCAACATTCATCATTGGGTTCTTGATTGGTCTGCTTTTGATCATTATGACGAGACGCTTTTTCCCTGGTAGACTTTACATCTGGCGACTTTGGGCAACGTTTAAACTAGCACTACTCTTCTTCAAGGAGCTGACTTTGTCTAATATTTCAGTGCTGCAAGTCGTCTTACGGCCGAAGATGAATATTCAACCTATGATTTTCGCTTTGCCAACTGACCTTGAACATGACTGGGAGATTACATTGCTATCGAGCCTGATCACATTGACACCGGGAACAATTGTGTTGAACGTTTCTGATGATCAAAAAACGCTTTATATCCATGCCATTGACGTCGATGATGTTGATGACGCAATTGATTCAATCAAAAATTCATTCGAAAAAGCCATTAAGGAGGTAAGCCGACCATGA
- a CDS encoding Na(+)/H(+) antiporter subunit C, with amino-acid sequence MEFIMAIVIGILFMAAVYLILSRSILKIILGTGLLSHGAHLLILTMGGLGGTSPPVVAEGVTDYADPLPQALILTAIVISFGVTAFILVLAYRTYAEHQTDNMNLMRGNDEHD; translated from the coding sequence ATGGAGTTTATAATGGCCATCGTCATCGGAATTCTTTTCATGGCAGCTGTCTATCTGATTCTTTCCAGGAGTATCCTCAAAATCATACTCGGGACAGGCCTATTGAGCCATGGTGCTCACTTGCTCATTCTTACAATGGGCGGTCTTGGTGGCACCTCTCCGCCAGTCGTGGCAGAAGGCGTAACAGATTATGCAGATCCTTTGCCACAGGCGCTTATTTTAACAGCGATTGTTATTAGCTTCGGTGTGACAGCATTCATCCTTGTATTAGCTTATCGGACGTATGCTGAGCATCAGACAGACAATATGAATCTTATGAGGGGAAATGACGAACATGATTAA
- a CDS encoding MFS transporter, translated as MDVQKRNFIIIWISNVLVAGTMTMIMPFLSLYIETFGDHPEAYVQKWSGLIFGASFVTAFIMSPIWGRVADKYGFKPILIINGFGIATSVFLMGFVDSVEMFFLLRLLNGVVTGFIPTSLAFISSQTAKKEAGKMLGTLQMGSVTGTLFGPVFGGLLADAFGFQYTFVITSISVIVATLIVLFGIKEQKRVKNPKAIQYSRKAIISGLLHHRLMLNVMIVTALIQVGNFSIQPLLSLYVSHLTDAKDVAFLAGITFSAAGVGNLLFARRWGKLGDDIGYEKVLSILLLLSFIFIIPQAFVTQLWQLIFWRLLFGIALGGMIPITTALVRREAPVDIQGEVMGYNTSFRFLGNIIGPMFGGIVSGFIGISSVFIVTGVLFLVGFAFLYYAKRKPVQDFEDFLAAEDKRTHS; from the coding sequence ATGGACGTGCAAAAACGGAATTTCATCATCATTTGGATTTCCAACGTCCTCGTTGCAGGGACAATGACGATGATCATGCCCTTCCTATCCCTTTATATCGAAACATTTGGCGATCATCCCGAAGCATATGTTCAAAAATGGTCTGGCCTTATTTTTGGCGCTTCATTTGTCACGGCTTTCATTATGTCACCGATTTGGGGCCGAGTTGCCGATAAATATGGCTTTAAGCCTATTCTTATCATCAATGGTTTCGGGATTGCAACTTCCGTTTTCCTAATGGGATTTGTGGATTCCGTAGAGATGTTCTTCCTGCTTCGGCTACTGAATGGTGTTGTCACAGGTTTCATACCAACTTCACTCGCGTTTATCTCTTCACAGACTGCGAAGAAGGAAGCTGGAAAAATGCTAGGAACTCTGCAGATGGGCAGTGTGACAGGCACATTATTCGGCCCTGTATTTGGAGGTTTACTGGCAGATGCATTCGGTTTCCAATATACCTTTGTCATTACATCCATCTCCGTAATTGTCGCTACACTTATCGTTCTCTTCGGCATCAAGGAACAAAAACGGGTAAAAAATCCGAAAGCTATCCAGTATTCCCGTAAAGCGATTATTAGCGGCTTGCTACATCACCGGCTCATGTTGAACGTTATGATTGTTACGGCACTTATCCAAGTAGGCAACTTCAGTATCCAGCCGCTTCTGTCGCTTTACGTTTCTCATTTGACGGATGCAAAAGACGTAGCTTTCCTAGCTGGGATTACCTTCAGTGCAGCAGGGGTCGGCAATCTATTATTCGCACGCCGCTGGGGCAAGCTTGGTGACGACATTGGCTACGAAAAAGTGTTGTCAATTCTGCTACTCCTATCATTTATCTTTATCATCCCACAAGCTTTTGTAACACAGCTGTGGCAACTTATCTTTTGGCGATTGCTGTTCGGTATTGCGCTCGGTGGAATGATCCCTATAACGACTGCACTAGTTAGACGTGAGGCACCAGTCGATATTCAAGGAGAAGTCATGGGTTATAATACCAGCTTCCGTTTTCTCGGGAATATTATAGGTCCAATGTTTGGCGGAATCGTCAGTGGTTTCATCGGTATTTCGTCTGTCTTCATCGTCACTGGCGTTCTATTCCTGGTTGGGTTTGCCTTTCTCTATTATGCCAAACGAAAACCCGTACAGGACTTTGAGGACTTTCTTGCTGCTGAGGATAAAAGGACACATAGTTAA
- a CDS encoding peptidylprolyl isomerase: protein MRKMYFSLLTIVGLVLLSACGNSTSENKKTEEVVSAGKAPVEENSTKNSEEATTMYPQLSKEVAATEALVIMNTTMGPIKIKLFPEQAPKTVENFLTHAENGYYDGIIFHRVIEDFMIQGGDPTGTGMGGASIFGDTFEDEFTMDLFNLKGALSMANAGPGTNGSQFFIVHASEVPASVDQLKKGGYPAEIAEAYGEMGGTPHLDQKHTVFGQVIEGMDVVDKIAKVKKGRQDKPVEDISIESIEILQK from the coding sequence ATGAGGAAAATGTATTTCTCCCTTCTGACAATCGTTGGTCTCGTCTTACTTTCCGCTTGCGGAAATAGTACGTCTGAGAACAAAAAAACAGAAGAAGTAGTGTCTGCTGGCAAAGCGCCAGTGGAAGAAAATAGCACGAAGAACTCAGAGGAGGCAACAACAATGTATCCACAATTATCAAAAGAAGTAGCAGCAACTGAAGCATTAGTTATTATGAACACAACAATGGGGCCAATCAAAATCAAGCTTTTCCCTGAACAAGCACCAAAAACAGTTGAAAACTTCTTAACACATGCAGAAAACGGCTATTATGACGGTATTATCTTCCACCGTGTTATTGAAGACTTCATGATTCAAGGCGGCGACCCAACAGGAACTGGTATGGGCGGAGCAAGTATTTTCGGCGATACATTTGAAGACGAATTTACTATGGATCTATTTAACTTAAAAGGAGCTCTTTCAATGGCGAACGCTGGTCCAGGAACAAATGGCAGCCAGTTCTTCATCGTTCATGCTTCAGAAGTACCTGCTTCAGTTGATCAGCTGAAAAAAGGTGGATATCCAGCTGAAATCGCTGAAGCATATGGCGAAATGGGTGGAACTCCGCACTTAGACCAAAAACATACAGTATTCGGCCAAGTTATTGAAGGCATGGATGTTGTCGACAAAATTGCTAAAGTTAAAAAAGGGCGTCAAGATAAGCCTGTTGAAGATATTTCTATTGAATCAATCGAAATCCTTCAAAAGTAA